From the genome of Vicia villosa cultivar HV-30 ecotype Madison, WI linkage group LG2, Vvil1.0, whole genome shotgun sequence, one region includes:
- the LOC131646070 gene encoding putative pectinesterase 63 translates to MISKTRTSIINVVIIIAILYKANIVLSDDNSLIPADRSQVDSWFNKNVGPLKQRKSTLEPALVDAEAGAKVIKVMKDGSGQFKTITDAINSIPTGNNKRVILKIGPGNYKEKITIDRSKPFITLLGTPKNMPNLTFDGTAKQYGTVDSATLIVKSDYFVAANIAISNSAARPDGKRSGAQAVALRISGDKAAFYNCQIYGFQDTVCDDRHNHLFKDCLIQGTIDYIFGSGKSLYLKTELRTLGTKDVTVIVAQARKSASEDYIYSFVHCDLTGTGTRTFLGRAWMSRPKVAFAYSSMSNVIDPEGWSNNMHSEYDKTIFFGEYKNTGPGAATKKRAKFTKLLSDAEAKPFITLGIIQGSKWLLPPPNF, encoded by the exons ATGATTTCAAAAACAAGAACCTCTATCATTAATGTTGTTATTATCATAGCAATTTTATATAAAGCAAATATTGTATTATCAGATGACAATAGTCTAATTCCTGCTGATAGATCCCAAGTAGATTCATGGTTTAATAAGAATGTGGGTCcattaaaacaaagaaaaagtACCCTTGAACCTGCATTGGTGGATGCAGAGGCTGGTGCTAAGGTTATTAAAGTAATGAAAGATGGTAGTGGTCAATTCAAAACCATCACCGATGCCATCAATAGCATACCTACTGGAAACAACAAACGTGTAATTCTTAAGATAGGTCCTGGAAATTATAAGGAGAAAATAACAATTGACAGGTCTAAACCTTTTATTACATTGTTAGGTACACCAAAAAATATGCCTAATTTAACTTTTGATGGTACTGCAAAACAATATGGCACAGTTGATAGTGCAACATTGATTGTTAAATCTGATTATTTTGTAGCTGCTAACATCGCAATATCG AATTCTGCCGCAAGACCTGATGGAAAAAGGTCAGGCGCTCAAGCGGTTGCGTTGAGAATTTCTGGCGACAAAGCAGCATTTTATAACTGCCAAATATATGGATTCCAGGATACAGTTTGCGATGACAGGCATAACCATCTTTTCAAAGATTGCTTAATTCAAGGCACAATAGATTACATATTCGGAAGTGGAAAGTCACTATATTTAAAAACTGAATTAAGAACGCTTGGAACTAAAGATGTGACAGTGATAGTAGCACAAGCAAGAAAAAGTGCATCAGAAGATTATATATACTCATTTGTGCATTGTGATTTAACTGGAACTGGAACTCGCACATTCTTGGGTAGAGCATGGATGTCTCGTCCCAAAGTCGCATTTGCTTACTCATCTATGAGCAATGTTATTGATCCAGAAGGGTGGAGTAACAACATGCACTCTGAATATGACAA AACTATATTCTTTGGAGAATACAAGAACACAGGACCAGGGGCAGCTACCAAAAAACGTGCAAAATTCACAAAGCTATTAAGTGATGCAGAAGCTAAACCTTTCATTACACTTGGAATCATTCAAGGATCTAAATGGCTGCTACCTCCtccaaatttttaa